The genomic stretch aaacataagaaatcaaagtgtttaagtaaatcaatgagggtttattttctttgatttaaagtttttaaaaaattgacattttcattttgatttttatGAGAAAATCAATatatgtcaaattgatgtttgcaaaagaatctcaaagagactcttaaaaatgcacaaaagttgtttaagtgattttgagattatttagacaactaaaagtaaaagttgcttttaaagaagtgtgtcttgctttagcaagtaaataaatcaagataaacattgaggtttttatcttgatatattgagagtttatcatgtggcttagatGACTCATGataaactttgagaattataagtctagatttatttTGGAGGATAAAAGACTTAATAGAAAGGAAGAGaattctattttaaagtgattatcactatgtgagaaatgtgggggtgattctccaaaagttaatcaattgattaatttgatcatcctatcaaatagatgatttggaattccacattctaaatcacattggctatatgtgtatagaatgaacaaatctaaacatgcttggtgtctaaagttgttcttttgtaatattttgattcaggAAGgaataaatttaaaacataaatgagaattctagaaacaaaataagtttctagaattaacattcaaatgtttatcttggatattaaactatgggggtgttgactatggtcaaaatcactattttaaagaggcaactattttaatcaaattatggctagcaacaaagtttgaataaaataatgagagtgtctaagtatgaatacatgagaaaagaaatgattcaaatgaaatcatttctacatcttaaggggtgggacttagactccctaaagagattcacggttgatggtaacctatcttaatactagtaaccaaactagtattagatTCAATatgtaataacaagtcaatcaagtgaatagtagtagtactcaaattttgtcccatctgagatatgagtactagtgtgttaccaaaataagggttaaaactgaaagatttttttaaatagaactcagtcttgaaaagacaagtattttagaataacaaaatactataagagttctacctatatagaccctcatgagaattgagagtcactctcaagaaaagtctatgaatagaatgtgcacatggccattaacggtgccaAAGCGAGACAtcgaggtctcaagtgaacacagcaaaggtgtgtgtgtgttcactggtttgttatcaagggatagtgattcaatgcttcggcaaccaaaatttcaacaaattttgtgataattacactaaggtaatattcaagtcgaaagacattttactttatgcaccaatgcaaaggtttctatagaaagtgattatttaatcaagtgggggaatattatattttaatataatgtttgattgattaaataagtgttacaaaaagggattatttaatctagtgggggaatattatattatttcatataatataatgttagattaaataatgttacaaaatgtgatttgtcacgcaaatatgatttgtcacaccttgtaacatattattaagagttacaaaattagacacatgtgtgtgcccaaatgtaacatatattttagagttacaaaatcaattacaaatttgtaactcccaaatattacccaataatgtgtatattatatgttacacatttgagattggatttcacaaagccatgatgaaatatggctgttggagacatgtttttaactctcaataggtgtttggaggttacaaaatcatgtgagaaaggatttgggacgttttggaatgttttgaaaaaatgacttttttgtgctgaaaatggtttGTGGTCACGACCTGGGGGACAGATgtcagtggtcgtggccactgaaaagtcctagacgcagccagtgaggctgacatccaacttggtttttcagttttttccaaattgatcggttctaacatcccaaataactctcaaatcttcattttaattccataaacatctaattaaacattggtaatagccatggggttggtggaatttgaaattcaaaagggtatctcaaactctataaataggagtgtaatgctcacttgtaaaaaCAGAAGACAAGGCATCATCAAGAGAGGACCAAGCAATAAAGTTTAAACAGCatgctacaagaaaaaatgcttttaataacaccaataCGCTTGTGGTACACAAATTTCAAATCATGGTAATGACATGTATAGTAGCCAGAACCTGCATATGTATGGATTCAGTAGCTTTTAACAGATAGAAAATCTACAATTATatccaaatatatatgtatgaatgcaGTAACTTATAACATAAGGTCtaaaattatgtatatatattatccAACATAAGGTCTAAAATTGACTGCAGAACTTGAAACTCTGTTAATATGTACCAACAAGATAAGAGAATTATCTACACTTGCTTATTAtccaacataatcatataaaaaaacaataataaaaaaaatgcaccTGAAAATTTTTTTTAGCATTTTAATCAGTTAAAGGTTTTAGCCCAGTTTCTTCAATATTGCTTACTATTAGCCAAAATACCCATACAAGTGAATCCATAACAAGTTTTAGTTGATGAAAAGTGCACCAAAAGCACCCTAATAAGGGATCAAAATCGTTGGGTCAGATCAAATCATTAGTTCCATGTGGTTGTTATTTCAATATTGCTGCAAGCCCAAATATGAATGAAAGCTAAATGGTAATTAACACCAATCCTTCCATAACTTCtacaatttattttaaaatcacaataaagaaaatggaaatgggaTATTTTTAATATAGAATAATGTACACTAAACAAATAGAagaaaaaacatatttaaaatgtcataaaaagagaaaataaaatatgatCACCATTAGATAACATTATAAAAGATTcacaaaattatttaaaacaagtttttctattaaaaattaatatttttaatgaaaaatatgttaacccaagatatgtttccaagagggggggtgaattggaaatttaaactaatttcggaaatttaaaacttaatatgccaaattatgcaataaatcaaatttatcaagcaaaagcaaataatatggcaatcaaatagatatagcaaataattaaacttgtaatgtaaagagttgaaggttaagaaatcgcaaactctcgaattttacaaggttcggtagaactaagccacctacgtccttggtcttcaaagctaaggacctagctttgagttcaactatcgagccaagttagcgggcttgactaacccttacaaccgggaatttttcaccaaggtatttccaaacctcttacaatagttttccaccaccaaggactatcaacctctttttcggattgttgaagtgccaatctcactctaaccgggttgtttacaaaaccggtgccaacctcacctcaatctcaatatgggaatgtgtttgatattacaagcaaaaatcactctagaagtatgataatacaatgagaaacctagagtgattagcaagcacacttagaagaaataaatacaaattttggctcaagtgtgtgaatatgtgtttggatgagttaaactttgaaagctctttgaaatcaatggatttggtttggtatatgtaataaatgctcagccaactaccaatttgaagaaaaaaacgagtttatatagagtttgggaaaaaactagccgtttatagccgttaggagttaattttcgaagctgtctgccgcgaaccggaagtccggatgagggaaccggaattccggttggaagcaaccggaattccggttgcccatccggaattccggatggcaaacagagagcaaaactCAGATTATGCcgattttcccgtttttcaattctttataacttttagctcgtttatccgatttcaaaaattccaattgcgttacgaccgtatcgggatgtattttcttaaaaattaatttaggatatttatttctcattttaaaaaatcaccattttttagtgcgtgagtgagccaaattctatacttatgacttaaagtatacttgcaatcactttacaagactaagaaattaagttaaacctttatcttgagtttcttgagtcttgaagtccattttgGGTCATTTctggaaaacttggtaaaatgaccattttgcccttggtcataattttgactttgaagtgctaattcactttagtttttgctacaaaatcaacagatcattagtaacaaataataatcaaatatttgttaatcatcaaaacaaggagacttaagagtttgggtcaacaatctccccctttttgatgatatcaaatatttgattattttacaagggaaagaagatatttttaaatatgaatatTAGATTAGCTCCCCCTTAATGTGTGCAAGGATAAAAGAAATTTACCTTTTAGTTTTACCTTGCATGATTTTGTAAACTCCCCCTCAATATATCACTTAAGTTCAAATAACATTGTTAGTCTTAGATATTGAGGTTTTGCCAAAACAGTTAAAAATAATCCTATCACTTCTCCCTCTTTTGATTCATCAAAAAGGATGGCAAAAGAattcacaaaataaatcataaacaaaCATGGATTAAATAGTTTAAACATTCATACATAAGGCATAAAGCCATGCAAATACACAAGTACACAAGAAAAAGTAAAAATGCAttttaaaaggccaaaaaaaaCTGAAGTAGCTGCTGTCAGgcgccaaccggaattccggttggtctgtgcacagccaaccggaattccggttggtgcaCCAGCCCAGCCCTCTTTTCAAAAACGTGCCTAAAAACTTCGTTTTTAACCCAATTGACCCCAAACTTTTTCTAACacctaaaatatgagaaaatgaatatgctcaaacaagaaaatctgaaaaatgttgaaaaatgacgatttacggtaagttttaaaaagaaattcaagaaagccaagaacttaccaaaaacgaaatctgttcaaccaaattgaaaaattctttttccagcagttcaataatattaaatatgagGTGTGTGAAGTGACGGAATCGAAAAATATGGAAAATTGAGAattttgggtagatttttcgaaaaatgccttaaaaggccttgaaaagtagaaatctaccaaaaatgagttttatgcatctAAATCAAAAAATTCTTTTTGCAACACCTCAAGAATGTTAAATGTGAGGTGTGGGAAGTTACGGTTtcgaaaaatgatgaaaattgagcattttgggtagatttttcgAAAAATGCATTAAAAAGGCCTTGAAGAGTAGAAATctaccaaaaatgagttttatgcaaccaaatcgaaaaattctttttgcaaTAGTTCAAATGTGTTAAATTTGAGGTGCTCAAACTGACGGatttgaaaaatgttgaaaattgagtaagtttggcgaaaaacactcatttaggcaaaaactaacaaattttcaatacttagcatacctaaaaattgttcaaagagTAATTCAAGCATAGAAACCCTATAGGCATACTAGATAGACTTATTTAGACAAGtttaaacacataaacacatatactaggcacatatgcaaaaattcacatatttactCAATCAAAAATGAGTTCAAAGTTCACCAAAGATTCATATCATGACCTATAATTTGTTATCCTCAAAGACATATATCTAATAGGTCAAGTGTTATAAGATTTTGCTTATTTATGCATAGAATCATATTATAGTGAGAGTATACATGCATAAGTAAGTAAGGAGAGATATGATATTCAAGTAGCTAGTAAaccttaaatttcatttatgttggtcattcctagctctcttctaataaaactaaatctctcatcactaagaggcttggtgaaaatatccgctagttggaaattggtgctcacaaaatctagcataatgtctcctctttggatatggtctctaaggaagtggtgccttatatcaatatgcttggctctagaatgcaagattggattcttagagaggttaatggcactagtattgtcacactttatgggtgtacattcaaaatcaacatcaaaatccttaagagtttgtttcatccaaagtatTTGAGCACAACAACTACCGGCGGCTATGTATTCGGTTTCGGTTGTGGATAGGGCTACcgagttttgtttcttgctaaaccatgacactaaagagtttcctagaaagtgacatgttccactagtacttttcctatccgacttacaaccggcaaagtccgcatccgagtaactaatgatttcaaagtttgagttcttgggataccaaagtcctagattcattgtgcctatcaagtatctaaagattctcttaacggcacttaagtgggattccttgggacatgattggtacctagcacatagaccaacactaaacaaaatatcgggtctactagcagttaaatataataatgagccaatcatacctcgatacttggtgatgtcaacatccttaccactttcatccttgtccatctttatggaggtgctcataggggttttcatggactttgcattggccaagtcaaacttttgaagtagatccttgatatacttggattgacttatgaagattccattcttttgttgctttattttaagtccaaggaaaaagttgagctctcccgtcatgctcatctcaaattcactatgcatacactttgaaaattcttcacaaagaacatcattagtagcaccaaaaataatatcatcaacatagatttgtactataataatgtcttttgattttcttttaataaaaagtgtattatccgcttttcccattgaaaaaccatttgagataagaaaagtgcttaaacgatcataccaagctctaggagcttgctttaaaccatataatgctttctttaatttgtaaacatggttagggtgtttgtgatcttgaaaaccggggggttgagagcataaacctcttccataatgtatccatttaagaaagcgcttttaacatccaattgatacaagacaaaattcttgtggcatgcaaaagctaataacattcttatggactcaagtcttgctaccggggcaaaggtctcctcataatcaattccttcttcttgattgtaaccttgggccactaatctagccttgttacgcacaatgaccccatgctcatctaccttatttctatagacccattttgttccaatcaccgattggtgtgacggtcttggaactaactcccaaacatcatttctaataaattgatttatttcttcttgcatagctagaagccaagattcatcgaactcggcctctttaaaattctttggttcaatttgagaaataaaagcaatgaaattacataagtttctaagggagcttctagttgtgactccttgtgaaggatcacctagaatttggtctatgggatgagcacttttgaacttccactcatgagggaggttagaatccatacctttgctttcatttaccttttcctcgggtagttcctctttgggagtttgtgatggagcgttagatgattctccaatgtcaagcttttgaacctcttctcccaaacctacaacatcatcatctacacttctgcttgtaggagggttagactcatcaaatgcaacatgaatagattcttcaacaacattagttcttttgttataaattctataagctttactatgtgttgaataacctataaaaattccaacatcggattttgcatcaaattttccaaggttgtccttggtgttcaaaatatagcatttacatccaaaaactctaaaatatccaatgttgggttttctccctttccaaagctcataaggggttttattcatgttaggcctaatgaaaacacggttcaaaatataacaagaagtattaacggcctcggcccaaaaatatttaggtaatgagatttcattgagcattgacctagccatttcttgaattgttctattcttcctttcgacaactccattttgttgtggagttcttggagccgaaaagttatggttaaaaccatgttcatcacaaaacaattctaaagcatcattgtcaaactctccaccatgatcactcctaatggaggtgattgaataccctttttcattttgcacactcttacaaaatttaactagattttccaaaacatcatttttgagtttcaaaaatataacccatgtaaatctagaaaaatcatcaacaatcacaaatgcatagtatttaccacctagactagcaattcttgaaggaccaaataaatcaatatgaagcaattgcaaaggtctagaggttgaaatctctttcttggaatgaaaagatgttttaatttgttttccaaattggcatgcatcacaaagtttatctttaacaaaaggaatagatggcaaaccaacaacaagatcttttctaaccaactttgaaatagaatccatactagcatgtcctaatcttctatgccacaaccaagaattatcattcataacggttaaacatttatttttgctatcaaatgaatcaacatcaataacataaacattatccttcctttctccaacaaaaataacttcattggttgaagcattttcaatggagcattttgaggattcaaaaacaacacgaaaatctttatcacatagttgactaatactaagtaaattatgtttaaggttatcaacaagaagcacatttttaatacatggagagtatatgttaccgatatcaccaatgcccaagatttttccttttgaattgtctccaaaagtgacaaagccactttccttgctcttaaaactcgaaaatcttgatgggtcaccggtcatatgcttggaacaaccactatccaagaaccacaagcttttgctcttccttgttgattcctacaaaaataaaatcatttgttggcctttggtacccaaacaactttgggtcctttcttgttagttttggaaccctttggtacccatttggtcttgcctagatatgcatatctctttacatgacaatatgaaatagtatgaccatcttggttacaatatgtgcatgtaaagtgtggtaggctagttggttttacaaagaagtttctcaaaaatttttgtttcctactaggatcatatccaataccacttttttcaaaaccacaagattgactccctagcataagttcatagccttctttaccttttgtaaaagtatatatgtCATTCTTAAGGCTTTTTATGTTATCATGCAATTTTCCAATTTCTTTCTTATAAGAGGAGCAAGTAGTACATTGAGATTTAGTTAAGAGttctttttcatttaatttcaaaatctcaatttcttttaatagcatgttggtcttttctctaagagtttggtttttagcaagcaattttccaaaatcattaaatagatccttaaatgaactagacaactcatcatatggtatttctaagttatcatcatcattttcactatcataatcactttggctagaaatgcttaccccatcatcaagagccatcatgcacatgttagctacttcattcttctcctcattgtcggagtcctcctcatcactattgagccaatccgccaacattgcccttcctttgtatttatttttctttctcattgggcaatccatcttcatgtgaccgggcttcttgcattcgaagcaaattggtggatcatctttgctccttctttctttttcttttgaatcacttcctctttgtggcttcttcccaaagttcttcttgaatttcatgaactttttgtaCTTCTTTGTGAAGAGTGCCAAATCCTCCATGTCACTACACATGCTATCCTCATCATC from Humulus lupulus chromosome 5, drHumLupu1.1, whole genome shotgun sequence encodes the following:
- the LOC133834764 gene encoding uncharacterized protein LOC133834764 isoform X1 translates to MAFPSNSQNNMLEGLSTTRAPFFNGVDFPYWKIRMETYLQSIDYDLWHIMSNGPYIPKHVINDKEVIKTYEAYDEEDKKMLSKNAKAKYALICGLDRDVFKNIEQASTAHDMWKMLEVTHQGTNAMKETKIQIYSTQYENFKMKADETIANMYTRFTTITNGLNSLGKVLSQKEMVTKILRSLTKAYQGKVIAIQEAKDLSTLPLEELIGSLMNHEIFMSAQDEEEVEKKKKTIAFKSSSSRAISEDDEDSMCSDMEDLALFTKKYKKFMKFKKNFGKKPQRGSDSKEKERRSKDDPPICFECKKPGHMKMDCPMRKKNKYKGRAMLADWLNSDEEDSDNEEKNEVANMCMMALDDGVSISSQSDYDSENDDDNLEIPYDELSSSFKDLFNDFGKLLAKNQTLREKTNMLLKEIEILKLNEKELLTKSQCTTCSSYKKEIGKLHDNIKSLKNDIYTFTKGKEGYELMLGSQSCGFEKSGIGYDPSRKQKFLRNFFVKPTSLPHFTCTYCNQDGHTISYCHVKRYAYLGKTKWVPKGSKTNKKGPKVVWVPKANK